Genomic segment of Salvia splendens isolate huo1 chromosome 12, SspV2, whole genome shotgun sequence:
GGGATTGCGTAGGCCATCACATCATTGGTGTTGTATGTTAGTTTTAATAGAGTGGGGGTGGCGGACTGTTTAAAGAGGCGCAAGAGGGCGGCGCAGTGGTGGACCGCTTAAGCCTCATAGGCAGAACAGGACGGCTGGGGCGGAGGCCGCGGGTAGCGTCGCCGAAACTGCGCCGAACTGGACCAGAGATGGAGTGAGATTAAGAATGgtccattttatgattttgaataaatgaaaACGAACCGAATTTGGTCCATTTTTAACGTAGTCAACACCTATTAAATGCAATTTGACTGGATTAGTATTTTAAATTGGGGTTTTTTCTTCATTTGATTTAAAACATGCATCTATTCTTTGAATTGCCCCTCACAACAACAAATTAGTAACAAATTGTAATTTTGCGAAACACAACATTTCTAGTAAATCACAAAATTCATTTGAAGAACTACTTTCTCCTTCCAATTAAATATGAActactttcttttttatttgtcataattaaaatgactcattactgaaaaatgaaaacacatattttattctttctcttactttactctctccactttaagcATAAAATAAAGTTACATAAATTCTTGTGCCACCCAAAAATGGACCATTTTCctttggacggagggagtacaaagcATGCGCAAAATATTTTCCCAAAATAATCCTTTACTGAACAGTCCAAAAATAGAAGCTATGCTTGTTGAAGAAATGGATAGTCAGTATAACCAACAACAGGATCGGAAGTGTAGAATGTGTTCCTGTCATACTTGTTGAGCGGAGCATCCAAGCAGAACCTCGTTGGCAAATCCGGATTCGCCAGGAACAGGCGACCGTACGCTACCAAATCCGCGCCATCTCCAGCCACAACATCGTTCCCCGTAGTCCTATCGAAGCCGCCAGCAATGATGAAGGTGTTTTTAAATGCCTTCCTCATGGGGAGGAGCTGACCCTCTGCGCACCCTTCGATCACCGTTGGACCAACAGCTCGTGGCTCGATCGCGTGCAGGTACACGAGGTCCAGCTTGCTCAGTGCATTGGCCATGTAGAGGCCAAGCCTGTCCGGATCAGAGTCCCCTGCCTCGTTGAAATCTGAATACGGAGACAGTCTCATCCCAACTCTTTCCGCTCCTATCTCGTGGATCAATGCTTCCGCCACTTCCAGAGCGAAGCGACACCTGTTCTCTAGGCTTCTGCCATATTCGTCTGTCCTATCGTTGACTTGATCCTTCATGAACTGCTCCATCAAGTAGCCGTTGGCGCCATGTATCTCAACTCCATCAAATCCTATACAAGTTGTAGATAATAAATATGAGTCTGTTCTCTTTTTATTGCACATTCTCTACGCCTAGTCCTATATCCTGATACAGAGGGGAGAACGACACGAACCTGCTTCAATAGCGTTGCGTGCAGCCAGCTTGAAATCATTGACAATGCCACGGATTTCATCGGTGGTTAGTTGTCTAGGAGGAGACCAATCTACTCCATATAGGCCGGGGGTCAGTCCTTTGTCTGTTGATGAGAGTGGTGCTTTGCCACCAGGCTGATAATCTGCACATTGCACATTATAAACATTTTATTGTCATGAAACTGAAATAGCTAGCTATAGCCACACGTATCAATGACCTAACACTTTATGAGCAACATATTATGTAGATTGAGAATTTTAGATTGGGATACCATGAGTAGAGGCGCGGCCAACGTGCACCAACTGCACGAAGAAAACGCCACCCTTTTGATGAACTGCGTCGACTATAGGTTTCCATGCCTCCACTTGCTCCTTTGTCCAAATTCCAGGTGTATCAGCCTATCAGGGCACCTACATACAAAAATATCCACATAAGTTCAATCAAAACTAATTATATCAAGTCTGGATCGATGAGTAGTATTAGAAGAAATGTATAGTAGGTTAGGTACCCTTGAGCAGTGTCTGAGACACCGGTTGTTTCAGCGATAAGGAGGCCGCCTTTGGTTGCTCGCTGAGAGTAGTACAAGGCGGCATGTGGCTGTGGAATGTTGTTGTATGACCGATCCCGGGTTAATGGTGCTAATATTATTCTGTTCATCAACACAACACCACCCAAATAAtgagaaaaaagtagaaaaactagaaagaaagatgaaatgGAGGAATGTAACCTGTGGGAGAGGGCGAATTCTCCCATTTTGTATGGGGTGAGCAAAGGTATAACATTATTAGTATTCTCAGCTGCCATTACTCTGATTGTGGTCCTTATATAAAAAGATGGATAATTGTTTGATAAAAGTCGACAAAAAAATACGATTTAAATGATAATCATccctaaaaataataatattgcaGTCATGCATAATGAAGAGATGGCAGCCAAGGTTACGACTTACGAAGGAATACTTATTGGAAAGATTTAATAGATTAATGCATGgatgattgataaaaataactaaaagtcaatataaatttaaaaataaacctaaaatttcaattaataaaatgattTCACACAACTTACATAAATGATAGTAGTagaattaattgattttttaaggtaatagtagtatataattttgttagaAAGGTTCCCGgccaaagtttttttttaaatagaattTACATCTTAAGTAACGAACGCATTCCACCTATGTTTTGAATTGCAGTTttgtttattttgaaaaaaagtaTTCATATATTGGGTTGACAAATCAGCAGTAAAAACCGTTATTGCAGGCTGCTCTAATCATTCCACAGCTGCGTTAATTGTTTGCTTCGATTGCTCACTTTTTTTGTTTGACCATAGCGTGTACCTAACTCGCTTTTGGCGAAATTCGGCTAATCCTTCTCGACCCGGTTTATAGATTAAGTCCGAAAGTCTCCTATTCTTTGGTCAATTCATCACAGCTCTGCACCGCCAAGTGCGCTACAACTCATTGGCCGATTGCTTACTTTTTTGTTTCAGGTTTGCTCTTCTTTAGATCTCAATGTCATAGtattcttgatttttttgaagTTATGTGTGATCATTTCAGATTTCTTCTATGATATTTTTCTCTTCTACTTGTCGCGTTTATGCTTGGGTTAATTTGTAACTTGTTGCACTATCTTATTCCGATCTGTCGTTTTCTCGGTTCATTTGTCTGATTGTAGTACTGAATTTTGGTACGGTGGCGGGAATTGTTTGATCATCGTGCtttattgcattttttaaaaaaaattgcggATTTGGGAATATAGTTTACTGTCATGATGGTGCAAATTTGAGAAAATAGAAGAGGGAGAAGATTAATGGAATTACTTTATGAAGATAGATTTCTCCTAAATTTATGAACTTAACTATTTGTGTCAATGTCCCAATTTGGTCCGATCCTATGTGGCTTGCTACACGTCTCATTGTCGATGTGGCGTGAAACAGTCAAGCAACGTCATTTTTGTAAATCAAAATGACGTCGTTCATGTGATTTAAAGTTGAATCGTGATTCAGGGATTGATGTCGTTTTTTTTGCTTTTGCTCTAACGAATAAATTAATTAGCTATACGAATCAACGTAAAAAAATCTTCAACGTTTTCAATGGGCATTCGATTTATGCATTTGGTTTATGTCTTTTCTG
This window contains:
- the LOC121759412 gene encoding 12-oxophytodienoate reductase 1-like → MAAENTNNVIPLLTPYKMGEFALSHRIILAPLTRDRSYNNIPQPHAALYYSQRATKGGLLIAETTGVSDTAQGYADTPGIWTKEQVEAWKPIVDAVHQKGGVFFVQLVHVGRASTHDYQPGGKAPLSSTDKGLTPGLYGVDWSPPRQLTTDEIRGIVNDFKLAARNAIEAGFDGVEIHGANGYLMEQFMKDQVNDRTDEYGRSLENRCRFALEVAEALIHEIGAERVGMRLSPYSDFNEAGDSDPDRLGLYMANALSKLDLVYLHAIEPRAVGPTVIEGCAEGQLLPMRKAFKNTFIIAGGFDRTTGNDVVAGDGADLVAYGRLFLANPDLPTRFCLDAPLNKYDRNTFYTSDPVVGYTDYPFLQQA